In one Pseudomonas fitomaticsae genomic region, the following are encoded:
- a CDS encoding carbohydrate porin: MLFGLTCGAALPALADTDSNVFTRNTLTGDWGGLRHQLDEDGIKFTGDYTGETAYNADGGLHRSARYSQNIKLGAQFDLSKLYGVDNAGKIQLSINDRRGNSASEDLVGNRLPIQENYGGLYTRLTELSYERSLFTPALNVKLGYMAMGNDLGGLDSGILCNFMNAGFCGHPLNMSGGSGWTNYPNAHLGVRVKYDLSPAWQLRVAAFNVDPQSNGNSSRAWHLGPKHTTGTVVPIELVYKQAGKLPGEYKVGYYYDSSDVKRIGSDKEVSGRGGHYVLIDQAVWASDASEGRSLHAFGQYSAASEAASPFSKWYGTGLVLYKPFDSRPRDTVALGYGRAVPNPRSRDVLQDAALDNGAAFPNLDSAEQLIELGYGYQATPWLTLRPNMQYIIEPGAFSGKDIDNALVFGLQVKAAL, translated from the coding sequence ATGCTGTTCGGTCTCACCTGCGGCGCTGCCCTGCCCGCCCTCGCCGATACCGATTCGAACGTGTTCACCCGCAACACCCTGACCGGCGACTGGGGCGGACTGCGCCACCAGCTCGATGAAGACGGCATCAAGTTCACTGGTGATTACACCGGTGAAACCGCCTACAACGCCGACGGCGGCCTGCATCGCTCGGCGCGCTACTCGCAAAACATCAAGCTCGGCGCGCAATTCGACCTGAGCAAACTGTACGGCGTCGACAATGCCGGCAAGATCCAGTTGAGCATCAACGACCGACGCGGCAACAGTGCCTCGGAAGATCTGGTCGGCAACCGTCTGCCCATCCAGGAAAACTACGGCGGCCTCTACACCCGCCTCACCGAGCTGAGCTACGAGCGCAGCCTGTTTACCCCGGCGCTGAACGTCAAACTCGGCTACATGGCCATGGGTAACGACCTCGGCGGGCTGGACAGCGGCATCCTCTGCAACTTCATGAACGCCGGTTTCTGCGGTCACCCGCTGAACATGTCCGGTGGCAGCGGCTGGACCAACTACCCTAACGCCCACCTGGGTGTACGGGTGAAATACGACCTCTCCCCTGCCTGGCAACTGCGCGTGGCCGCGTTCAACGTCGACCCGCAAAGCAATGGCAACTCCAGCCGTGCCTGGCACCTGGGCCCGAAACACACCACCGGCACTGTGGTGCCGATCGAACTGGTCTACAAGCAGGCCGGCAAACTGCCCGGCGAGTACAAGGTCGGTTATTACTACGACAGCTCCGACGTCAAACGCATCGGCAGTGACAAGGAAGTGTCCGGACGCGGCGGCCATTACGTCCTGATCGACCAGGCCGTCTGGGCCTCGGACGCCTCCGAAGGCCGCAGCCTGCACGCCTTCGGCCAGTATTCGGCGGCCAGCGAAGCAGCTTCGCCGTTCAGCAAGTGGTACGGCACCGGCCTGGTGCTGTACAAACCGTTTGACAGCCGCCCACGTGACACCGTGGCGCTGGGCTACGGCCGCGCAGTGCCGAACCCGCGCAGCCGCGATGTGCTGCAAGACGCAGCGCTGGACAATGGCGCAGCGTTTCCAAACCTGGACAGCGCCGAGCAATTGATAGAACTCGGTTACGGCTATCAGGCCACGCCTTGGCTGACGCTGCGCCCGAATATGCAGTACATCATCGAGCCGGGCGCGTTTTCCGGGAAGGACATCGACAATGCGCTGGTGTTTGGATTGCAGGTGAAAGCCGCGCTCTGA
- a CDS encoding glucose/quinate/shikimate family membrane-bound PQQ-dependent dehydrogenase, whose protein sequence is MKQSQRLSGISTFILVGLGVVIALLGLALAAGGVKLVGLGGSWYFLVGGLAMAISGLLIARRKPAGAWLFAAFLLGTAIWAVIDAGLVFWPVFSRLFMFSAVGLVVALVYPMLKRANGGVPGRGAYGVAAVLAVGLAVAAGNMFVAHPTVAPTGTGPGLTPVEPEKAQKDWAHYGNTEGGSRFAALDQINRSNVDKLKVAWTYHTGDIAESDGNGAEDQLTPLQIGNKVFICTPHNNLIALDADTGKELWKNAINAQSKVWQRCRGMAYFDASAVVAKPASSPVTEPPVAPAANCTRRLLTNTIDARLIAVDADTGEFCQGFGNNGQVDLKAGLGDVPDSYYQLSSAPLMAGTTVVVGGRVADNVQTDMPGGVIRGFDVMTGAMRWAFDPGNPQDKKAPADGSTYVRSTPNSWAPMSYDPATNTIFLPMGSSSTDIYGVERSKLDHTYGASILALDANSGEEKWVYQTVHNDLWDFDLPMQPSLIDFTKDGKTVPAVVIGTKAGQIYVLDRATGKPLTDVKEVPVKASNIPNEPYSPTQPKSVGMPQIGAQHLTESDMWGATPYDQLLCRIDFKSMRYDGLYTAPGTDKSLSFPGSLGGMNWGSISTDPVHGFIFVNDMRLGLWIQMIPSQNTGKATSGGEALNTGMGAVPLKGTPYAVNKNRFLSVAGIPCQAPPFGTLTAIDMKTQKVAWQVPVGTVEDTGPLGIRMHLPIKIGLPTLGGTLSTQGGLIFIAGTQDFYLRAFNSGNGEEVWKARLPVGSQGGPMTYVSPKTGKQYVVITAGGARQSTDRGDYVMAYALP, encoded by the coding sequence GTGAAGCAGAGTCAACGCCTCTCGGGCATATCAACATTCATTCTGGTCGGGCTGGGCGTGGTCATCGCCCTGCTCGGCCTGGCACTGGCCGCTGGCGGTGTGAAATTGGTCGGCCTCGGAGGCTCCTGGTACTTCCTGGTGGGTGGTCTGGCGATGGCCATTTCCGGTCTGCTGATCGCACGTCGCAAGCCTGCCGGCGCCTGGCTGTTTGCGGCATTCCTGCTGGGGACGGCGATCTGGGCAGTGATCGATGCGGGGCTGGTGTTCTGGCCGGTGTTCTCGCGTCTGTTCATGTTCAGCGCCGTGGGCCTGGTGGTCGCGCTGGTCTACCCGATGCTCAAACGTGCCAATGGCGGCGTTCCGGGTCGTGGCGCTTACGGCGTTGCCGCTGTTCTGGCGGTTGGACTGGCCGTGGCTGCCGGCAACATGTTCGTCGCGCACCCGACCGTCGCCCCTACCGGCACTGGCCCGGGCCTGACGCCGGTCGAGCCGGAAAAGGCGCAGAAAGACTGGGCGCACTACGGTAATACCGAGGGTGGCAGCCGCTTCGCCGCGCTGGATCAGATCAATCGCAGCAACGTCGACAAATTGAAAGTCGCGTGGACCTACCACACCGGCGACATCGCCGAGAGTGACGGCAACGGCGCCGAAGACCAGCTGACTCCGCTGCAGATCGGCAACAAAGTCTTCATCTGCACCCCGCACAACAACCTGATCGCACTGGATGCCGACACCGGTAAAGAACTCTGGAAAAACGCGATCAACGCTCAGTCCAAAGTCTGGCAGCGTTGCCGTGGCATGGCGTATTTCGACGCCAGCGCCGTCGTCGCCAAACCGGCCAGCTCGCCGGTCACCGAACCCCCGGTCGCACCCGCAGCCAACTGCACACGCCGTCTGCTGACCAACACCATCGACGCCCGCCTGATCGCAGTCGATGCCGACACCGGCGAGTTCTGCCAGGGTTTCGGCAACAACGGCCAGGTCGATCTGAAGGCCGGTCTGGGTGATGTCCCGGACAGCTACTATCAACTGTCCTCCGCGCCGCTGATGGCCGGCACCACCGTGGTGGTTGGCGGTCGTGTGGCCGACAACGTGCAGACCGACATGCCGGGCGGCGTGATCCGTGGTTTCGACGTGATGACCGGCGCCATGCGCTGGGCATTCGACCCGGGCAATCCGCAGGATAAAAAAGCACCGGCCGATGGCAGCACCTATGTGCGCAGCACGCCGAACAGCTGGGCGCCGATGTCCTATGACCCGGCAACCAACACGATCTTCCTGCCGATGGGCAGCTCATCCACCGACATCTACGGTGTCGAGCGCAGCAAACTGGATCACACCTATGGCGCCTCGATCCTGGCGCTGGACGCCAACAGCGGCGAAGAAAAGTGGGTCTACCAGACCGTACACAACGACCTCTGGGACTTCGACCTGCCGATGCAACCGAGCCTGATCGACTTCACCAAGGACGGTAAAACCGTGCCGGCGGTGGTGATCGGCACCAAGGCCGGGCAGATTTACGTGCTCGACCGCGCCACCGGCAAACCGTTGACCGACGTTAAAGAAGTACCGGTCAAGGCGTCGAACATCCCGAACGAACCCTACTCGCCGACCCAGCCGAAATCGGTCGGCATGCCGCAGATCGGTGCTCAGCACCTGACCGAGTCGGACATGTGGGGCGCCACGCCTTACGATCAGTTGCTGTGCCGGATCGATTTCAAGTCGATGCGCTACGACGGGCTGTACACCGCGCCAGGCACTGACAAATCCCTGAGTTTCCCGGGTTCGTTGGGCGGCATGAACTGGGGCAGCATCTCGACTGACCCGGTGCACGGCTTCATCTTCGTCAACGACATGCGTCTGGGTCTGTGGATTCAGATGATCCCGTCGCAGAACACAGGCAAGGCAACTTCCGGTGGCGAAGCGTTGAACACCGGTATGGGCGCCGTTCCGCTGAAAGGCACGCCTTACGCGGTGAACAAGAACCGCTTCCTGTCGGTCGCCGGCATTCCGTGCCAGGCCCCGCCGTTCGGTACGCTGACCGCGATCGATATGAAAACCCAGAAAGTCGCCTGGCAAGTTCCGGTCGGCACCGTTGAAGACACAGGTCCCCTGGGCATCCGCATGCACCTGCCGATCAAGATCGGTCTGCCAACCCTCGGCGGCACCCTGTCGACCCAGGGCGGCCTGATCTTCATCGCCGGCACCCAGGACTTCTACCTGCGCGCGTTCAACAGCGGCAACGGTGAAGAAGTCTGGAAAGCACGTCTGCCGGTTGGCAGCCAGGGCGGCCCGATGACGTATGTGTCGCCGAAAACCGGTAAGCAATACGTGGTCATCACCGCCGGCGGCGCTCGTCAGTCGACCGACCGTGGCGACTACGTGATGGCGTACGCCCTGCCGTAA
- a CDS encoding OsmC domain/YcaO domain-containing protein has protein sequence MEIKVNFLDNLRLEAKFDDFTVVADQPIRYKGDGSAPGPFDYFLASSALCAAYFVKLYCSTRNIPTENIRLSQNNIVDPENRYNQIFKIQVELPADISEKDRQGILRSIDRCTVKKVVQAGPEFVIEEVENLDADAQALLMPASTSGAGTCIAGKDLPLEQTIANMSGILADLGMKIEIASWRNIVPNVWSLHIRDAQSPMCFTNGKGATKEGALASALGEFIERLNCNFFYNDQFWGEEIANAEFVHYPDERWFKPGAKDELPAEILDEYCLGIYNRDGELRGSHLYDTNSGNTQRGICSLPFVRQSDNEVVYFPSNLIENLFLSNGMSAGNTLAEAQVQCLSEIFERAVKREILEGEMALPDVPQEVLAKYPGILAGIKALEEQGFPVLVKDASLGGEFPVMCVTLMNPRTGGVFASFGAHPSFEVALERSLTELLQGRSFEGLNDLPQPTFSGQAVTEPNNFVEHFIDSSGVVSWRFFSAKADFEFVEWDFSGNGENSNAEEAATLFGILEDMGKEVYMAVYEHIGAKACRILVPDYSEIYPVEDLIWDNTNKALQFRADILNLHNLSKVGLRNLVKGLEHSELDDYTDITTLIGIEFDDNTPWGKLTILELRLQIYLALQKYEQAKDLVEAFLQYNDNTVERGLFYQAVNVVLEMELDEDLELEDYEANFRRMFGDERMDAAIGSVNGSVRFYGLTPTSMKLEGLDRHLRLIESYKKLHAARASFAG, from the coding sequence ATGGAAATCAAGGTCAATTTTCTCGACAACCTCCGACTCGAAGCCAAGTTCGATGACTTCACGGTGGTGGCCGACCAACCGATCCGTTACAAGGGCGATGGCTCTGCACCGGGTCCGTTCGACTATTTCCTGGCGTCGTCGGCCTTGTGCGCGGCTTACTTCGTAAAGTTGTACTGCAGCACCCGCAACATCCCGACCGAAAACATTCGTCTGTCGCAGAACAACATTGTCGATCCGGAAAACCGCTACAACCAGATCTTCAAGATCCAGGTCGAGCTGCCGGCGGACATCTCCGAGAAGGATCGCCAGGGCATCCTGCGCTCGATCGACCGTTGCACGGTGAAGAAGGTAGTGCAGGCCGGGCCGGAGTTCGTGATCGAGGAAGTCGAGAACCTCGACGCCGATGCCCAGGCCCTGCTGATGCCGGCTTCCACGTCCGGCGCGGGCACCTGCATTGCCGGCAAGGACCTGCCGCTGGAACAGACCATCGCCAACATGTCGGGGATTCTGGCCGACCTGGGCATGAAGATCGAAATCGCTTCGTGGCGTAACATCGTGCCCAACGTCTGGTCGCTGCACATCCGCGATGCGCAGTCGCCGATGTGCTTCACCAACGGCAAGGGCGCGACCAAAGAGGGCGCGCTGGCCTCGGCGCTGGGCGAGTTCATCGAGCGGCTTAACTGCAACTTCTTCTACAACGATCAGTTCTGGGGCGAAGAGATCGCCAATGCCGAGTTCGTGCATTACCCGGACGAGCGCTGGTTCAAACCGGGCGCCAAAGATGAGCTGCCTGCAGAAATTCTCGACGAATATTGCCTGGGCATTTACAACCGCGACGGCGAACTGCGCGGCTCGCACCTGTACGATACCAACTCCGGCAACACCCAGCGCGGCATCTGCTCGCTGCCGTTCGTGCGCCAGTCGGACAACGAGGTCGTGTACTTCCCGTCCAACCTGATCGAAAACCTGTTTCTCAGTAACGGCATGAGCGCCGGCAACACCCTGGCTGAAGCCCAGGTGCAGTGCCTGTCGGAAATCTTCGAGCGGGCGGTCAAACGCGAAATCCTCGAAGGCGAAATGGCTCTGCCGGATGTGCCGCAAGAGGTACTGGCGAAGTACCCGGGCATCCTCGCCGGGATCAAGGCGCTGGAAGAGCAGGGCTTCCCGGTGCTGGTCAAGGACGCGTCGCTGGGCGGTGAATTCCCGGTGATGTGCGTGACGCTGATGAACCCGCGCACCGGCGGCGTGTTCGCCTCGTTCGGCGCGCACCCGAGCTTCGAAGTGGCGCTGGAACGCAGCCTCACCGAGTTGCTGCAGGGCCGCAGCTTTGAAGGCCTCAACGATCTGCCGCAGCCGACTTTCTCGGGCCAGGCCGTGACCGAGCCGAACAACTTCGTCGAGCACTTCATCGATTCCAGCGGCGTGGTGTCGTGGCGCTTCTTCAGTGCCAAGGCCGACTTCGAATTCGTCGAGTGGGACTTCTCCGGCAATGGCGAAAACTCCAACGCCGAAGAGGCCGCGACGCTGTTCGGCATCCTCGAAGACATGGGCAAGGAAGTCTACATGGCGGTCTACGAGCACATCGGCGCCAAGGCTTGCCGCATTCTGGTGCCGGACTATTCGGAGATCTATCCGGTCGAAGACCTGATCTGGGACAACACCAACAAAGCGCTGCAATTTCGTGCCGACATCCTCAACCTGCACAACCTGAGCAAGGTCGGCCTGCGCAACCTCGTCAAAGGCCTGGAACACAGCGAACTGGACGATTACACCGACATCACCACGCTGATCGGCATCGAGTTCGACGACAACACCCCATGGGGCAAGTTGACCATTCTCGAACTGCGCCTGCAGATCTACCTCGCCTTGCAGAAGTACGAGCAGGCCAAGGATCTGGTCGAAGCCTTCCTGCAATACAACGACAACACCGTCGAGCGCGGCTTGTTCTATCAAGCGGTCAACGTGGTGCTGGAAATGGAGCTGGACGAGGATCTGGAGCTGGAAGACTACGAAGCCAACTTCCGCCGCATGTTCGGCGACGAGCGCATGGATGCGGCGATCGGCTCGGTCAACGGCAGCGTGCGCTTCTACGGCCTGACGCCGACCAGCATGAAGCTGGAAGGGCTGGATCGGCACCTGCGCCTGATCGAGAGCTACAAGAAACTGCACGCGGCGCGGGCCAGCTTCGCGGGTTGA